TTATCGACGAGCAGCCTATAACCTACAAAGAATATCCTGGCAGGCAACTGAGACTTCGAGATTCTGAAGAAACTATTACCTTTAGAGTTTATTTAATTGATGAAACAATCTATGTTCTAGGCGCGAGCCAGCCACAGCAAGGCGAGCTTTCAGAAGCGGCAACTGCTTTTTTTAATTCCTTTGAAGCGATCGAGTAAGTTACTGTGCTGTAATTTGCAGCAAGAACGAGTGAGTTTGCTTTAACTAATTCAATTGGCTGAGAATATTTTTGTAAATTATCCCATCTTTCATAATTACAACAAAATTATTGCTCGGCTCTTCAATTAACTCGATGTTTTCCAGTGGGTTGCCGTCTACCAGCAATAGATCGGCTAGCGCACCTTCTTCGACAACGCCTAACTTACCAGGATAGGGATTGCGAGGACCAGACAAGGCAAGCAGTTCGGCATTGGTACTGGTTGCCATTTTAAGTACCTCAGCAGAAGTATACCAGCGTATCAGCTTTGCTAGCTTTGCGCCTTGGCGGGCGGCTCCTTCAGTACTGTATAAAGTATCGGTACCCCAGGCTGTTTTTAAGTTGTACTTCTTAGCCAAGTTGTAGGCAGTGTCCGTTCCTGCTGCCACCTTTAGCTGGTTAGCTCGGTTCTCAGATCCCTCTGGATAGGGATTGGCATCCGCATCATCTAAAAAAGGCTGAATACTAAGCCAAACGTCATTTTCTGCCATAATTTGGGCGGTTTCTTCATCCATTAGTTGACCATGCTCGATACATTTTACCCCTGCCCGAATCGCCGTCTGAATCGCCCTGGGAGTATAGGCATGGACGGCGACGTAGGTGTTCCAATTCTCAGCCGCTTCTACCGCTGCTTCAAACTCTGCTTCAGTATATTGACTGACATCGATTGGGTCATAGTCTGAAGCAACACCGCCTCCAGCCGCTAGCTTAATTTGGCTGGCTCCCATCATTAACTGCTCGCGAACGCGGCGCAGCACTTCGGGAACCCCATCAGCGATCGCCCCAATTCCATATTTTTCGCCCAAACTAAGTTCGGAGGTTGCTGTTCTGGGCAGTTCTGTTAGAGAGCGAAAGTCTCCATGACCGCCAGTTTGAGAAATCATGGCACCTGAAGGCCAGATACGCGGTCCCACTACATCACCGCGATCGATCGCCTTTTGTAGCTCAAACACTGGTCCCGCCATATCCCGCGCACTGGTAAAGCCACGCATCAGCATAGCTGTGGCATTTTTTCCTACCTGCTGAAACAGCTTTTCGGGGGACGTTTTGCCCAGCATTATCAGTTCTTCAACCGAACCACTCTCCAAAAATAAGTGGGTATGGGCATCGATTAGCCCTGGCATTAGCACTCGACCTTCACCATCAATCCGAGTTAAACTGTTTTCTTCTGGTATGGAAAAAGGTCTGGTAGAAATCTTCTCTATTTGGTTGCCGACCACTAACACTGTAGACGGAGCAGACAGTCGCTCGGAGATGCCATCAAATATTCGCACATTCTCAAACAAGACATTGGTAGACTGTCGACCTTGACTAGTGCTAGGAGGTGGATTTTGAGCAAAGCTAATTCTTGATATAAACCCGATTAGCAAGATTAGCAATGCTCCTAAGATAATTAAGTGGCGCGATCGCATCTGCATAGACATTTACCAGTATCATGAAATTATCTTATGCTTACATTTACGGGTAAGAGATAAGATCGAAGGAATTAATGGTATATTAAACCATCAAAGCTAGTTTTAAGACGAGATCGAGTTTTTCTAACTACTAAGGCATAATCGGTTAGCCAAAGTTGATGAAGTCTGCCGAGTGAATTGACCAAAACGGAAATTTAGCGACCTCAATGCTATAAAGCAAGACTTGATATGAAATACTTGAATGTTCGCTACGGAAAGGTTCTAAAAAGATTCTTATTTCCTAACTCCTGTTTACTAATTCAAGGTTATGTGTAGCGTTCTTTTTCAGATTTCATATAACAACCGCTAAAGCCGTTTCAAGCAGGTAACACCGTAAATAATGTCTTGAGACTAGTAGCCACTGACGAGCGGTATTTCTAACAGTTGCCTGTTGGAAAAATTGACGATCTTCTTTTTAAGTAAAATTCTAAAGCTATGTGAGAAAAAAAGAGATGGTATCTAAGTTTTGGCTTGTTGGCGGGCTGGCGATCGACATAGTTTTGTTTGTAAATGTGGCAGAAGCAACTGCCAGTGAAACATTTACAAAAATAAGCTTTGTTGAAGTTGCTAACCTGAAAACGGCAGCGGCAATTCCTCAGTTTCTCGCTGCCACCGAACAAAATTATGCAATATCTATATTGTCCGAAAATTGTTGTTCTCGGTTGCCTGCTATTGAGTCTTCGACTATCGAAGCGGTGACATTACTAGCGTTAGAAAACGAACTTTTCTCTCTTAGTCCGCTCCCTGCCACCAAAATTCCCCAAGCGTGGAAATTTAATGAACTCAACATTTATACAAACGGTAATATTAAAGAAAATTTTAAACTTGAAACTGAATCCGAATCAAAGTTAGTAACTCAGGAAGCTACAGAGCCAAAAACTCGAAACTGGTCTTTCAGCTTCACGCCCTATTTTGTGGTTCCCTTAGAACTTTCGGGGGATTCAAGCATTGCCGAAGTAAGTGCCGATCTTGATGTTGGGTTGGGCGATATCATTGGAGCTTTAGATTTTGCTCTTTTTGGACAGTTTGAGGCTTTTTATCGCGATCGCTTAGGATTTTATTTTAATGGTTACTATACTAATCTTAGTTCTGATAGTTTTGAAACTGCCAGCGGTAGCGGATTGTCGGATCTAGGAATTAGCATAGAGGCTAAAGCAGAAAATCAACAAGCCTACTTTGACTTGGGGTTTACTTATCGCTTCGATTTAGATGATAATGCTCCTTCGCTACAGATACGTCGCCAAAAAGGAGATACCTTTTTGGATTTAACAGGAGGGATGCGAATCCAGTATCTCAATCAAACCATCGATCTCGATATAAGCGGTAACGATCCTTTGCTTGAAAGTCTCGGTATCGATCGCGAAAACCGTCTGGGTAGTGATAATACCTGGGTAGAGCCTTTACTCAGAACCCGCTTTGGATATGCATTCAATGAAAAACTGGCTCTTTTTACAGCTGGTGAAGTTTCAGGTTTTGGAATCGGTGACTGGTCGCTTAGTTGGCGAACTTCAGCAGGTATTGACTGGATTTTTGCGGGAGATACTTCTTTTATTGGCGGTTATACTGTCTCTGGCTTTGATTATGAGTCTGGTAGCGGTAGAGAACAGTTTGGACTAGATGCGATCCAGCACGGACCCTTTTTTGCCTTTAGGTTTCGCTTTTAGGTTTTGTTGATTCAACTAAAGCAACCAGATGGGGCGGTAATGTATAAAAAAAATGTTGTAAGTTCGATTGACTTTATCTAAGACTCTGTATTACCAACAATGAGGAAAATCGCCAGATTAATCAAGCTAAATGCAGGGATTTGTATCGGTGTAATACTGCTAACAATTTTAAAAGCCAAGCCTGTTTTCAGTGCGGAGCGAGTTATTTTTTCGATTCCTGTTTTGGGCGATTTTTACGTTTCTGTAGACTCTCTAGAAACTTTTGCCAAAACAGGGGAAATCACTTCAGACTTTGAGTTCTATGCCAAACGCCTCCAGCCGCACGCTCTAAACCAACTGCGTCAGGTATTGCGCCACCGTCTCGATATTTCGCCAGTGACCGTCTCGCGCCTAACCAACATGCCCATGGGTGAAGACTACCTCAAGCGGGTAGGTCAAATCGTCTCTACCCATCGCAAGCGCAATGGGATGTATGCGCTGCGGTCGGCTTTAATTTTAGCTGCTGCTGACCCTGACGGGTTGAGCCTGCTAAATATCATGCGTCAGTTTCCTACTCAAGATATGCGGATCGATAGCAATTTAGTTTTCTCTTTGATTAAAGAATCGGCAAATTACCTGGAATATAACAAAACTACGGTAGAGGCGATCGCACAAGAAGCAGAAGCAGAGTTAAATAAAACGCAACTATCTCAGTCTCAAGATTTGCGACAACGAGGTGCATATCAAGTTGTCAAAGAAACTAGAACTTTCCAAATCGATCGCGTTCGTCAAACCCTAACTGGTCTATCTAGTTTTTATCGCCTGGATGCCGATCTTTATTTTCCTCAAGACTTTGGCAAACCAGCACCACTAATCGTGATTACTCACGGCTTTGGTTCCAATCGCTTCAACTATTCCTATCTAGCCGAACATCTTGCCTCTCACGGTTTTGTCGTTGTCGTTCCCGAACATATTGGCAGCGACAGCGAGTATCAACAGGCTTTCTTAAGAGGTGAATTAAGCGTCGATGTTAGTCCGATTGAATTTATTAGCCGACCTCTCGACGTAACTTACTTGCTCGATGCTTTAGAAAGCACAGCAGCTAAGAATCTTGAATGGCAGGGAAAAATTAAGTTCGACCAAATTGGGGTTATCGGTCATTCCTTTGGTGGAGCTACGGCTCTACTGTTGGCTGGAGCGGAATTAAACCGAGCGCGATTGCGTCAAGAATGCGATCGCTACCAGTTCACCCTAAACGCCTCCCTGATGCTTCAGTGCCGCGCCAGATATTTGCCGCCTGGAGAATATCGCCTCCGAGATCCGCGTATTAAAGCAGCGTTAGCTGTTAGTCCAGTCACCAGCATTATGTTAGGACCAGAAGGGATGGGAGAAATCGAAATCCCAACGATGGTTTTGGGGGGAAGTCAAGATATAGTAGCTCCCTTTATTGCCGAACAAGCACATCCTTTTTTATGGTTGAATGCTACTCACAGGTATTTGGGATTGATGACTAATGGAACCCATTCATCGACCAGCAATGCAGAGGAAGTAGCTAAGATGGCTAAAATAATGCAAGGTCCGCGACCCGACTTGGGCAGAGGTTACCTTAAAGCTTTGAGTCTGGCATTTATGGAAGTGTATGTGCGCGATCGCTCGGATTACCAGCCATATTTGTCTACCTCTTATACCCAAACAATTAGCGGCGATGCTTTACCTTTACATCTTATTAAGTCTCTTACTCCCCAACAGTTAGAAAAAGCCTATGGTGATGTTCCACCCAAACCACCCATACCAGAACCCGTTGTAGCAGTCGAACCCCAAGCCGATGAAATATTGGCAGAAATTAGAAGAACGGGAGTTTTGAAAATAGCGATGAGAAGCAATGCTCCGCCTTTTGGCTATATAGATCCCCAACAAGATCTTTGGACGGGTTATTGTTCCGATCTAGCCGATGCTTTGGGTACTTATCTTGCTAACAAGCTCAACTTAGGCGCAGGAGTAGAAGTAATTAAGCTACCGTCTACAGCAGAAAATCGCTCGGAGTTGGTTAAAGATACGGTTCATTTGGAGTGCGGACCCAATACAATTACTGAAGATGCAGAAGTAAACTTTTCTAATGCTTTTTTTATCACTGGAACTAATTTCTTAGTCGAAACTGACAAAAACATCGAGATTACTCCAGAAGACGAACTGAATGATTTAAGCATTGGGGTGTTGGAAAATACACTTACAGAACAATTTATCAGACAAAATTATCCCCAAGCCAACATCGTATCTTTTTCAGGGGAAAAAGGTCGGGCTGAGGGAGTGAAAGCGATCGCCACAGGCGAGATCGATACTTTTGCTAGCGATGGAGTTTTGCTAGCAGGAGAAGTGGCACGACAAAACCTGGAACCAAAACAGTTCCAGCTAGTTCCAGAGAAACCTTTGACTTGCGACTTTTACGGACTGATTCTGCCCCAGAGCGATCGCCAGTGGCAAAGTACGGTCAATAGTTTTTTGAGCGATCGACAACTAGAACTGAGAGAAAAGTGGACTACTGGCTTTTCTGACAAATTGTTATCCGATCTCGATTATTGTGTGAACCAGCAGAGATAATATTATAGTAAATCTGGCGATCGCAACTTTTAATACACAGCGATATCTATAAAACTTTTTGGGTGAGCGATATGTTGGAAAAACGCTGGAGAACAATTATTCTAGGATTTTGTTTGGCTCTAATTCTGGTAGTTACTCCAAACGGACTCACTCAACCCGACTCAAGATCTTCTCCTGCAACAGAAAACAGTATATCTAGCGTAACGGTCGAGTTAGACGATCGACCTTTGCTTGTTGTAAAAACAAAAGGGCTTGCGCCTTCTATTGATGAGCGAGCTTCGGACATCAAGCGAAGAATCGAGCAGTTTGCTAAATCTACAGTTTCAGTAGAGGCACTTAACACTTTGGATACTGAAGGAGCTACTCTCGTAGGAGCAGAAAATGAATTGCTGTTTGGCATCACTGATGAAGATGCTAAAGCAGTTGGCAAAACTCGCCAGGCTCTAGCTAAAGAATCTCTTCAAAAGCTACGACAGGCTGTCGAACGCTACCGCGAACAACGCAGCATCCAATCTCGAATCAGAGCTTCGATTATAGCTATAGTTAGTACCATCGGACTGTTGCTGTTATTAACTTTGTTAAATAACATAGCTCCGCAAATATATCAGTGGCTAGACGAGCAACGGAATCGCCGCATACCCAATATTCGCATTCAGAGTCTAGAATTAGTTTCTTCCTCTCAATTATCAGGATTTTTAAAAATACTCACCAAACTGATTCTTAGAGTATTGGCGTTGCTAGCTATTTTTTGGTATCTCGCTCTAGTACTTAGTTTGTTTCCTCTTACCCGCAAGCTTGGCACGAGGATGTGGGGGTGGTTTGGGAGTCAGTTAGAGCGGTTTAGCAAAGGTTTTATCGATTACTTGCCAAATTTGATGACCATTTTGCTGATTGTCGTCATTGCCTATTGTGCGATTCGTTTTTCGCGTTTTTTCTTTTCTGCATTGTCTAGAGGAGTCTTTACTCTGCCAGGGTTTTATCCAGAATGGGCGCAGCCAACTCACCAGTTGCTGACTTTTGCGATTGTTGCTCTGGCATTTGCCAGTTCGTATTTCTACTTGCCAAACGCCGAATCTCCAGCTTTTCAAGGAGTTTCGATTTTTTTAGGAGCTTTAGTTTCTTTTGGAGCTACCAATGCCATTAGCAATATTTTTGCTGGCATAACGCTGATTTATACTCGTGCCTTTATAGTAGGCGATCGCGTCGAAGTAGCTGACAAATTAGGGGACATAGAAGATAGAACCCTGCTGGTGACCAGGATTCGTACCGTAAATCGAGAGTTAGTGACAATTCCCAACAGCATTTTGCTAAGTAGCAGTATCGTTAACTACAGTGCTTTAATTAGAGAGACGCATACTTCTCTGACTTTACAAACTACAATAACGATCGGCTACGATGTTCCCTGGCGAGAACTCCACAATGTATTGATAGCTGCTGCCCTTGCCACAACTGATATCTTAGACAACCCAAAACCCTTTGTCCTGCAAACTTCTCTCGACGATTATTACGTCAGCTACAGACTTAAGGCATTTACCAATCATCCAGAAAGAATGCAGTTTATCTATTCAGAATTGCATCAAAATATTCAAGATAAATGTAACGAAGCAGGCATCGAAATTATGTCACCTCATTACACTACTCTTCGCGATGGCAACCGAACCACTATTCCCGAAAATTATTTACCACCAGACTACACAACACCTGGTTTTCAAATCGATTCTCAAATGTCGCCAATAGATCCTTCGAGCAGAGCATCAGATAATCTTAATTCCTCAAATTTCCCATAAGCGCAAGCAACCTAATGTATACTGCTCGGTCGAATGGAAATTTTTAATTACTCAAAGCATTTTATTGCAAGTATAGTAAAACCTAAGATTTAAAACGATCGGCAGTAAATAATGATGAAAAAAGAACGGTTATTGCCCTCTTTTTTTAAGTCCATCATCATAACCTTTATCGTAGTCTGAGGAGTTGCGAGGATTGTCGTACCTTTCGCCGTTGACTCCATCTTGAACGCCTCGGTAATATTCTTGCTCTGGCGGGACTGATTTGTATCTGTCTTCTGTCGCCCGTTGATTATTTTTGTTGATAACTAAGCCAGTTGCGGCTCCCACTCCCACACCAAGCATGACATCACCAAAATCGGCTCTAGCTGGCGAGGGAAGACTAACAATACCGACTGTCAATGTAGTCAATCCGATTAAAGTTGCTTTATTCATGGAACACCTCGAATTTTAATGTAAGTAGTTTATCTATATAAATATAAATCGACTTATGGTTGTTCTGATTCTTCGGTAGAGGGACGCTCGGATAGCCATCCTTCAAGGGTAGCAGAAACAATAGTTGGTTTTTCATTCACCATCCCGAATCTTAAGGTATTGATACTTCCAGATAAGAGTCTCGTTCCCTCTTGGTTGGTAACTTCTCGGAGACGATAAACGGTTGCAATGCCAAATTCGCCGTCAGTCGAAACTGAAATATCTACTTTCTGTTCTAGCGT
This region of Myxosarcina sp. GI1 genomic DNA includes:
- a CDS encoding amidohydrolase family protein, with amino-acid sequence MRSRHLIILGALLILLIGFISRISFAQNPPPSTSQGRQSTNVLFENVRIFDGISERLSAPSTVLVVGNQIEKISTRPFSIPEENSLTRIDGEGRVLMPGLIDAHTHLFLESGSVEELIMLGKTSPEKLFQQVGKNATAMLMRGFTSARDMAGPVFELQKAIDRGDVVGPRIWPSGAMISQTGGHGDFRSLTELPRTATSELSLGEKYGIGAIADGVPEVLRRVREQLMMGASQIKLAAGGGVASDYDPIDVSQYTEAEFEAAVEAAENWNTYVAVHAYTPRAIQTAIRAGVKCIEHGQLMDEETAQIMAENDVWLSIQPFLDDADANPYPEGSENRANQLKVAAGTDTAYNLAKKYNLKTAWGTDTLYSTEGAARQGAKLAKLIRWYTSAEVLKMATSTNAELLALSGPRNPYPGKLGVVEEGALADLLLVDGNPLENIELIEEPSNNFVVIMKDGIIYKNILSQLN
- a CDS encoding alpha/beta fold hydrolase; the encoded protein is MRKIARLIKLNAGICIGVILLTILKAKPVFSAERVIFSIPVLGDFYVSVDSLETFAKTGEITSDFEFYAKRLQPHALNQLRQVLRHRLDISPVTVSRLTNMPMGEDYLKRVGQIVSTHRKRNGMYALRSALILAAADPDGLSLLNIMRQFPTQDMRIDSNLVFSLIKESANYLEYNKTTVEAIAQEAEAELNKTQLSQSQDLRQRGAYQVVKETRTFQIDRVRQTLTGLSSFYRLDADLYFPQDFGKPAPLIVITHGFGSNRFNYSYLAEHLASHGFVVVVPEHIGSDSEYQQAFLRGELSVDVSPIEFISRPLDVTYLLDALESTAAKNLEWQGKIKFDQIGVIGHSFGGATALLLAGAELNRARLRQECDRYQFTLNASLMLQCRARYLPPGEYRLRDPRIKAALAVSPVTSIMLGPEGMGEIEIPTMVLGGSQDIVAPFIAEQAHPFLWLNATHRYLGLMTNGTHSSTSNAEEVAKMAKIMQGPRPDLGRGYLKALSLAFMEVYVRDRSDYQPYLSTSYTQTISGDALPLHLIKSLTPQQLEKAYGDVPPKPPIPEPVVAVEPQADEILAEIRRTGVLKIAMRSNAPPFGYIDPQQDLWTGYCSDLADALGTYLANKLNLGAGVEVIKLPSTAENRSELVKDTVHLECGPNTITEDAEVNFSNAFFITGTNFLVETDKNIEITPEDELNDLSIGVLENTLTEQFIRQNYPQANIVSFSGEKGRAEGVKAIATGEIDTFASDGVLLAGEVARQNLEPKQFQLVPEKPLTCDFYGLILPQSDRQWQSTVNSFLSDRQLELREKWTTGFSDKLLSDLDYCVNQQR
- a CDS encoding mechanosensitive ion channel family protein; this translates as MLEKRWRTIILGFCLALILVVTPNGLTQPDSRSSPATENSISSVTVELDDRPLLVVKTKGLAPSIDERASDIKRRIEQFAKSTVSVEALNTLDTEGATLVGAENELLFGITDEDAKAVGKTRQALAKESLQKLRQAVERYREQRSIQSRIRASIIAIVSTIGLLLLLTLLNNIAPQIYQWLDEQRNRRIPNIRIQSLELVSSSQLSGFLKILTKLILRVLALLAIFWYLALVLSLFPLTRKLGTRMWGWFGSQLERFSKGFIDYLPNLMTILLIVVIAYCAIRFSRFFFSALSRGVFTLPGFYPEWAQPTHQLLTFAIVALAFASSYFYLPNAESPAFQGVSIFLGALVSFGATNAISNIFAGITLIYTRAFIVGDRVEVADKLGDIEDRTLLVTRIRTVNRELVTIPNSILLSSSIVNYSALIRETHTSLTLQTTITIGYDVPWRELHNVLIAAALATTDILDNPKPFVLQTSLDDYYVSYRLKAFTNHPERMQFIYSELHQNIQDKCNEAGIEIMSPHYTTLRDGNRTTIPENYLPPDYTTPGFQIDSQMSPIDPSSRASDNLNSSNFP